GGCGGCGCGTGCCGCCACCCGCCCCGCCGACCTGCCCTTTTGGGACCTGCCCAACCTCATCATGAGCCCGCACAGGGCCAACGAGATGAAGGACGAGCACCTCTTGCGCTACCAGGACGTGGCCGAGACGCTGGCCGCGCTCGCTCGCGGCGAGCCGCGCAACCGCGTAGACCCGGCCCGGGGCTACTGAGCGAGGCCAGGGTTAGGCAAAGCTACAGGGCCGCGCCGTCCGGCGTCCGCACACCCTCGAGCGTCAGCCTGAGCGTCAGGCGCATCTCCTCGTGGATCGAACAGTCGCTGCGGTAGGCGGCCCACTGGAGCGCGGTCATGAAGTAGGCGTTGGCGAGCGTGCGCGCCAGGCGCTCCTTGGAGAGGTCGCGTCGGACCTGGCAACTCCTCTGCCCCTGCTCGAGCACGGTGGCGAGGATCCGCGCGAGCGGCAAGACCTCGTAGGCGATCCTCGACCGCTCGGGGTCGGGGTTGAGGAGCTCGTAGGAGAGCGGCAGGATGAGCGCGCGGTTGGTCGCGACAAAGTCCGCGAGGGCGTCGAAGATGAGCGCAAGCGTCCCCAGCGGGTCGGCGTCCTCCCCCACCCGGGCCTCGACGCGCTCGGCCAGACCGCGCAGGCGGTCGGCGGCGTACTCGAGGAGGATCGCCTCCTTGTAGGGGTAATAGTTGAAAAAGGTGCCCCGCGAGACCTCGGCGGCCTCGGCGATATCGACGATGGTGGTGGCGTGAAAGCCGCGCTCGTGAAAGAGGCGGATGGCCGCCTCGAAGATCCGCGCGCGCCGGGCGCGCTTCTGCTGCTGGCGCAAACTGGCCTGAACCTGCACCCGAGCATTCTAACGCGAAACTTTGAACGGAGTCCAATATCATGGTCTGGTCTACCGCCCGTAGCCGCTGCCGCGGTAGGGCCGGCCGCCACCTCTGGGCTTGCGCGGGCCGCGCCCCCTCTCCGGCTTGCGCTCCGGCGCGGGCACAGTGCTGGCGAGGCTCAGCTTCACGCCGGCGAGAGCGGCAGGCTCGAGCTCGCTCACCTCCGCCGGGCGCAGGTCCAGGTAGGCGGCGTCGGGGGCGAGTTGGATGCGGCCGACGTCGCCCGCACCCGCCTCCTTGAGCAGGCGCACGACCTGGGGCACCACCAGATTGCGGCCGGCGAGGCGCATCGTCCGCCAGCCCTCCTCGCCGGTCAAGAGGCTGCGCTCCTCGGGGGCGCCGCCGAGCAAGAGCGCTAAGAGGCCGGCGATGCTGTCCACCTCGCCCTCGCTCACCCAGCCTGCGGCGACGGCGCGCCAGACGGCCCTGTCTTCGGCACTCTGGTTCTCCAAACGCCCCAGGAGCGCGGTCAGCTTGGCGCTTCTGATCTCCTCGGGGCGGGGCGCGGAGGCGTACTGAAAGCGCCGGGCGACGGCGCGCTCGAGCCCTGCCAGCTCGTGACGTTCGCGGCCGCTGTAGAGCAAGACGACCTTGCCGCCTCGGCCCGCGCGGCCGGTGCGGCCCGAGCGGTGCTGGTAGCTGTCGGCCCTTTCCGGCATGCGGTAGTGGACCACGAGATCGACCTCGGGGATGTCTAAGCCTCTGGCCGCCACGTCGGTGGCGACGAGGACGGTCGCCTGGCCGCTGCGGAAGCGCTCTAAGACCCGCTCGCGCTGGATCTGGTTGAGGTCGCCGTGGACCGCCTCGGCGCCGTGGCCCGCCGTCGCGAGCGACTGGGCGATCTCGTCGACTTCGGCCTTGGTGCGGGTAAAGACGATGGCGCGGGTGCTGGCGTAGGCGTGGATCACGTCCGACAGCAGCACCGGGCGCTGACGAAGGGGCGCGTCGATGGCGATCTCCTGATAGGAGACCGCCTCGTCCTTGACCATGTTGAGCACCACCGGGTCCTGCAGGTGCTGCGCCGCCAGGCGCTTGGCCCAGGCGGGCAGCGTGGCCGAAAAGAGCAGCGTCTGACGCTCCTTGGGGGTGGCGCCCAAGAGCGTCTCCATGTCCTCCTCGAAGCCCATCGACAGCATCTCGTCGGCCTCGTCGAGCACCACTACCTGGACCTCCGAGAGGGTCAGGACGCCTTGGTTGAAGTAGTCGATGGCGCGGCCCGGCGTGGCCACCACCACGTCGGTGCCGCGGCGCAGAGCGGTGGCCTGGCTGCCGTAGCCGGTGCCGCCGTAGATGGTGACGGTGGTGAGCTGCGGCGCCACCCACTCGAGTTCGCCGGCGACTTGCAGGGCGAGTTCGCGCGTCGGGGTGATGATGAGCGCGCGGGGGGCGCGACCCTTGGTCTTGTCCGCCTCGAGCCGGTTGGCGATCGGCAAGGCGAAGGCCAGCGTCTTGCCGGTGCCGGTTCTAGCCTGACCGAGCACGTCGCGGCCCTCCAAGGCGAGCGGCAGCGCCGCGGCTTGAATGGGGGTGGGAATCTCGAAGCCCTTTTTGGCGAGCGCCTCCAAGAGAGGCTCCTTGAGCGGGTAGTCCTTGAACATGTTGTCCTTTCCAGGCTCTGTTTCCTCGCGCAGGCCCGTACTCGGTAGTGAGCCCCAGTGGCTCTCATGCAAGGCATAACAGATAAGCCGACAAACCTGTATATGCTAGTGGAAATTTTCACCCTTGTCAAGCGCTCGAGCTGCAAAGCCGCAAAGGAAAAGCTGTTACGAGCTGCCGTAGGACGCCACCGGCAGCTGCAGTCCGCTAGGCGAGACACGGATCAGGGGGTTCTCGAGCTTCTCGCGGTGCCGGCGTCAAGGCTGAAAACGGTAAGAAAAGAGATACGTAAGGCCGGGTAGGATAGCCCTGATGTTTGGCTTGATTCACCCTGGAGGTGATTGGTATGGCATCACAGCAGCTCACCAGCAGTCGACAAAGGTCTCCCGACAGATCCTCCGGCAGACCCCACAAGAGACCCCACAAGAACGTGTCCGAGTCCGGACGCTGGCTGTCCACCTTGGCGGGTGGTGTGTTCCTCTACAGGGCTTTGAGGGGCCGCAACCCGCTGCTCATGACGCTTCTGGGCGGTTTCCTCGCCTATAGAGGCGCCACCGGCTACTGCCCGATCTCGGCGTCGCTGGCGCCGCGCGCGCCGCGCGACGACTGGGCGGTGTCGCGCGACCAGGGCATCCACGTCGAGGAGGCCGTGGTCATCCACAGGTCGCCGGAGGTGCTCTACAACTTCTGGCGCAACTTCGAGAACCTGCCCCGCTTCATGGACCACCTCGAGTCGGTCGAGACCGAGGGTAAGCGCTCGCACTGGGTCGCCAAGGCGCCCCTGGGCCAGAGCATCGCCTGGGACGCCGAAGTGGTGGGCGACCGCGCCAACGAACTGATCTCCTGGCGCTCCTTGCCGGGCTCGAGCGTGGCCAACGCCGGCTCGGTCCGCTTCAGGCCCGTCCAGAACGGCCAGGCCACCGAGGTCAGGGTCTCGCTCAAGTACACCCCCCCGGCCGGCGCCCTGGGCGCGGCGGTAGCCAAGCTCTTTGGCGAGGAGCCCGGCCAGCAGATACGCGACGACCTGTCGCGCTTCAAGCAGCTCATGGACTCGGGCGAAACGGCAGGAACGGCCGCTGGAACAAC
This portion of the Deinococcota bacterium genome encodes:
- a CDS encoding SRPBCC family protein; its protein translation is MSESGRWLSTLAGGVFLYRALRGRNPLLMTLLGGFLAYRGATGYCPISASLAPRAPRDDWAVSRDQGIHVEEAVVIHRSPEVLYNFWRNFENLPRFMDHLESVETEGKRSHWVAKAPLGQSIAWDAEVVGDRANELISWRSLPGSSVANAGSVRFRPVQNGQATEVRVSLKYTPPAGALGAAVAKLFGEEPGQQIRDDLSRFKQLMDSGETAGTAAGTTTSAEGAAKTGLTSDSEPRDRVDEASEESFPASDPPAFTSSRSSTRED
- a CDS encoding DEAD/DEAH box helicase, translated to MFKDYPLKEPLLEALAKKGFEIPTPIQAAALPLALEGRDVLGQARTGTGKTLAFALPIANRLEADKTKGRAPRALIITPTRELALQVAGELEWVAPQLTTVTIYGGTGYGSQATALRRGTDVVVATPGRAIDYFNQGVLTLSEVQVVVLDEADEMLSMGFEEDMETLLGATPKERQTLLFSATLPAWAKRLAAQHLQDPVVLNMVKDEAVSYQEIAIDAPLRQRPVLLSDVIHAYASTRAIVFTRTKAEVDEIAQSLATAGHGAEAVHGDLNQIQRERVLERFRSGQATVLVATDVAARGLDIPEVDLVVHYRMPERADSYQHRSGRTGRAGRGGKVVLLYSGRERHELAGLERAVARRFQYASAPRPEEIRSAKLTALLGRLENQSAEDRAVWRAVAAGWVSEGEVDSIAGLLALLLGGAPEERSLLTGEEGWRTMRLAGRNLVVPQVVRLLKEAGAGDVGRIQLAPDAAYLDLRPAEVSELEPAALAGVKLSLASTVPAPERKPERGRGPRKPRGGGRPYRGSGYGR
- a CDS encoding TetR/AcrR family transcriptional regulator yields the protein MQVQASLRQQQKRARRARIFEAAIRLFHERGFHATTIVDIAEAAEVSRGTFFNYYPYKEAILLEYAADRLRGLAERVEARVGEDADPLGTLALIFDALADFVATNRALILPLSYELLNPDPERSRIAYEVLPLARILATVLEQGQRSCQVRRDLSKERLARTLANAYFMTALQWAAYRSDCSIHEEMRLTLRLTLEGVRTPDGAAL